The Microbacter sp. GSS18 genome has a segment encoding these proteins:
- the atpD gene encoding F0F1 ATP synthase subunit beta, producing the protein MSLTAEKTETAVAGRVARVTGPVVDIEFPHDSIPDIYNALKTTITIGEESTEITLEVAQHLGDDLVRAIALKPTDGIVRGQEVRDTGAQISVPVGDVTKGRVFDVTGEVLNAEPGETIEVTERWGIHRQAPSFDQLESKTQMFETGIKVIDLLTPYVQGGKIGLFGGAGVGKTVLIQEMIQRVAQDHGGVSVFAGVGERTREGNDLIHEMDEAGVFDKTALVFGQMDEPPGTRLRVALSALTMAEYFRDVQKQDVLLFIDNIFRFTQAGSEVSTLLGRMPSAVGYQPNLADEMGVLQERITSTRGHSITSLQAIYVPADDYTDPAPATTFAHLDATTELSREIASKGLYPAVDPLASTSRILDPRYIGADHYRVATAVKQILQKNKELQEIIAILGVDELSEEDKVVVSRARRIQQFLSQNTYMAKKFTGVEGSTVPIKETIESFDAIVKGDFDHVAEQAFFNVGGISDVEENWAKIQKENG; encoded by the coding sequence ATGAGCCTCACCGCTGAGAAGACCGAGACCGCGGTCGCCGGGCGCGTCGCCCGCGTCACCGGCCCGGTCGTCGACATCGAGTTCCCGCACGACTCGATCCCCGACATCTACAACGCGCTGAAGACGACGATCACGATCGGCGAGGAGTCGACCGAGATCACCCTCGAGGTCGCTCAGCACCTCGGCGACGACCTCGTCCGCGCGATCGCCCTCAAGCCCACGGACGGCATCGTCCGCGGCCAGGAGGTGCGCGACACCGGCGCCCAGATCTCGGTCCCGGTCGGCGACGTGACCAAGGGTCGCGTGTTCGACGTGACCGGCGAGGTGCTGAACGCCGAGCCTGGAGAGACCATCGAGGTCACCGAGCGCTGGGGCATCCACCGCCAGGCACCGAGCTTCGACCAGCTCGAGTCGAAGACCCAGATGTTCGAGACCGGCATCAAGGTCATCGACCTGCTCACCCCGTACGTGCAGGGTGGAAAGATCGGCCTCTTCGGCGGTGCGGGTGTCGGCAAGACCGTCCTCATCCAGGAGATGATCCAGCGCGTCGCGCAGGACCACGGCGGCGTGTCGGTGTTCGCGGGCGTCGGCGAGCGCACGCGTGAGGGCAACGACCTCATCCACGAGATGGACGAGGCCGGCGTCTTCGACAAGACCGCCCTGGTGTTCGGTCAGATGGACGAGCCGCCGGGGACGCGTCTTCGCGTCGCCCTGTCGGCGCTGACGATGGCGGAGTACTTCCGCGACGTCCAGAAGCAGGACGTGCTGCTGTTCATCGACAACATCTTCCGCTTCACGCAGGCAGGCTCCGAGGTCTCGACGCTGCTGGGCCGCATGCCCTCCGCCGTGGGCTATCAGCCGAACCTCGCCGACGAGATGGGCGTGCTTCAGGAGCGCATCACGTCGACCCGCGGTCACTCGATCACCTCGCTGCAGGCGATCTACGTGCCCGCCGACGACTACACCGACCCGGCTCCGGCGACCACGTTCGCCCACCTCGACGCCACCACCGAGCTCTCGCGTGAGATCGCATCGAAGGGTCTGTACCCGGCCGTGGACCCGCTCGCCTCGACGAGCCGCATCCTCGACCCGCGCTACATCGGCGCCGACCACTACCGCGTGGCCACCGCCGTGAAGCAGATCCTGCAGAAGAACAAGGAGCTGCAGGAGATCATCGCGATCCTCGGTGTCGACGAGCTCTCCGAAGAGGACAAGGTCGTCGTGTCGCGCGCGCGCCGCATCCAGCAGTTCCTGTCGCAGAACACCTACATGGCGAAGAAGTTCACCGGTGTCGAGGGCTCGACCGTCCCGATCAAGGAGACGATCGAGTCGTTCGACGCCATCGTCAAGGGCGATTTCGACCACGTCGCCGAGCAGGCGTTCTTCAACGTCGGAGGCATCTCGGACGTCGAGGAGAACTGGGCCAAGATCCAGAAGGAGAACGGCTGA
- a CDS encoding F0F1 ATP synthase subunit gamma, protein MGAQLRVYKQKISSAQTTKKITKAMELIAASRIQKAMARVRASAPFARAVTRAVSAVATHSNVDHPLTTERETISRSAVVIFTSDRGLAGAFNSQILREGLELGELLRQQGKEPVYYLVGRKAVGYFQFRKMASAAEWTGDTDTPHFHTAEEIAAALLDAYDRGGADGGVDEITLVYNRFVSMMTQLPERVRLLPLEVVEAEEGTGQVYPLYEFEPDPETVLDAILPVYIQSRVFNALLQSSAAKHAATQKAMKSASDNADKLITDYTRLRNNARQAEITQQIAEIVGGADALASGK, encoded by the coding sequence ATGGGCGCACAACTCCGGGTCTACAAGCAGAAGATCTCCTCTGCTCAGACGACCAAGAAGATCACGAAGGCGATGGAGCTCATCGCGGCTTCGCGCATTCAGAAGGCGATGGCGCGCGTTCGCGCGTCGGCACCCTTCGCGCGAGCCGTGACGCGCGCCGTCTCCGCCGTGGCGACGCACTCCAATGTCGATCACCCGCTGACCACCGAACGCGAGACCATCAGCCGCTCCGCCGTCGTGATCTTCACGTCGGACCGTGGCCTGGCGGGCGCGTTCAACTCGCAGATCCTCCGAGAGGGTCTCGAGCTGGGCGAGCTGCTGCGTCAGCAGGGCAAGGAGCCGGTGTACTACCTCGTGGGTCGCAAGGCCGTGGGGTACTTCCAGTTCCGCAAGATGGCGAGCGCGGCCGAGTGGACGGGTGACACCGACACGCCGCACTTCCACACGGCCGAGGAGATCGCCGCGGCGCTGCTCGACGCGTACGACCGCGGCGGCGCCGACGGCGGCGTGGACGAGATCACCCTCGTCTACAACCGCTTCGTCAGCATGATGACCCAGCTCCCCGAGCGCGTCCGTCTGCTGCCGCTCGAGGTCGTGGAGGCCGAGGAGGGCACCGGTCAGGTGTACCCGCTCTACGAGTTCGAGCCGGACCCCGAGACGGTGCTGGACGCCATCCTGCCGGTGTACATCCAGAGCCGGGTGTTCAACGCCCTCCTGCAGTCCTCGGCGGCCAAGCACGCCGCGACGCAGAAGGCGATGAAGTCCGCCAGCGACAACGCCGACAAGCTCATCACCGACTACACCCGCCTGCGCAACAACGCGCGTCAGGCCGAGATCACGCAGCAGATCGCCGAGATCGTCGGCGGTGCCGACGCGCTGGCGTCGGGCAAGTAG